A segment of the uncultured Desulfobulbus sp. genome:
TCCAAGACGGCCTATCTGATTCCCGGGGCTCTTTTGTGGTGTAAAAAGGGCAATGACAATGAGGAGCAGGAGACGATCGTTGGTGAGTTGCCCTCCGAGGAAGGTCAACTCCTTCTTCGGCAGGGGGATATGCTGATCCTGACGCGAGATCAAAGGGTGGGGCGCCCTGCGACCTATGACAGTAAAGACACCCTTCTTACCCCGGCAATGATCGGGATGACCCTGCCTGAGGTTTTTGATGATGTCTGCCAAGGGGAAACCATTTGGTTTGATGATGGCAAGATAGGCGGTGTTATCGAGGCTATAGAAGAAAGTCAGGTCATGGTCAAGATCACTCATGCACGTTTTGCCGGGGAAAAGCTGCGCAGTGATAAGGGAATAAATTTTCCCGATAGCATGTTGAGTTTGCCGGCCCTGACCGAAAAGGATATCCACGACCTCGCCTTTGTTGCCCAGCATGCCGATGTGGTTGAACTGTCCTTTGCCAACAGTGACAAGGACGTTGAACTGCTTCATCAAAGCCTTGAACGATTGGGAAAACGCCAACCGGCCATTGTCTTGAAGGTTGAAACCAGGCGTGGCTTTGCCAATTTACCCGCTATGCTGCTCGCCGCCATGGAGATGCCTCGTTGCGGAGTGATGATCGCCAGGGGGGATCTCGCGGTCGAGTGTGGATTCGAACGTATGGCCGAAGTGCAGGAGGAGATTCTCTGGATCTGTGAGGCGGCCCATGTGCCGGTCATTTGGGCGACACAGGTTCTCGAGTCGCTCGCCAAAGACGGCATGCCTTCTCGCGCCGAAATCTCCGACGCATCCATGGGGCATCGTGCCGAATGTGTCATGCTGAACAAAGGGCCTCATGTGGTGACAGCGGTGCGAATGCTTGACGGGATACTCCGGCGGATGCAGGCGCATCAGTTCAAGAAACGGGCTATGCTGAGGGAGCTCAACCTCGCGCATTGTCTGCAAGACTCTCCCCCGGCTGAGCACGAAGGGTAAGGTTATGCAGTGGTCATCATCGCACAAGATCGGATTGATCAACGAGAGCGAGAAGAAAATATACCCGGTCAAAAAATCCTTTATTCTTGATAACAGGTTCCGCAGGTGGGTGCACAATCCCCGGAAAATACTTGGGCGCTACATAAAGGAGGGGATGACCGTCTTGGACATCGGATGTGGGCCAGGTTTTTTCTCTCTTGATATCGCGGGAATGGTTGGGGAATCAGGGCAAGTCATTGCCTGTGATAATCAGCAGGGAATGCTTCATAAAATACAAGCGAAAATACATGGGACTGAACTTGAGCGACGTATCACATTGCATCAATGTCAAGGAAGCAGCTTGGATGTCGTAGGTCAGGTTGATTTTGTGCTTGCATTTTACATGGTTCATGAAGTTTCCAATAAATTTGGTTTCTTTCAAGACATTAGGTCAATATTGAACAAATATGGGCATTTATTTGTTGTTGAACCCGCATTTCATGTTTCCACGGATGCCTTTGAAGAAAGTATAAGGATGGCCATAAAGATTGGACTTATGTTTGCGGGTTGTAGGCACATTTTAGTGCAGTGCCGGAGAAAATATCACGCAATTTCAATGTGATAAAATTTTACGCGTGGTGAAAATCTCAAAATCTGTGGGCACACGCGAAGCGATATTTCAGTTGAAATACGCGAATTAACACGCTAACGTGGTGGGCAGTCATGTATCTGCGAACCACGAAACGAAAAAACAAGAACGGCACCGTTACCGAGTATCTCCAGCTCGACCGTGAGGCTTTGGTGCGGCTCGCCTGATCTATAGCCAGAGTCTGCGGGGTAACCATTGTTGACCCCGCTGGTAGCGAGGAGGCTCAAGGTGGTGGACTGCCCGACGATCTTGAGATCCTGCGCACAGTGGAACTCGGCACAGTGCTGGTCATCGAAACCCTTTGGGAGCGGTTGGGTATCGGCAAAGCGCTGCGGTCTCTGCTGGACAAAGGCAAGTATGCCGTTGCCTATGACCAGGCCCTGCTGGCCATGACCGCCAATCGTCTCTGCGCACCGGAATCCAAACTCGGTGTTTGGGATCGGTGGCTGGAGCAGGTCCATCTGCCCAAATGCCAAGGCCTGAAACTGCGGCAGATGTACGAGGCGATGGATTTCCTCCACAAGCATATCGACGCGGTAGAGGAAGCAGTCTTTTTTCAGACCGCCAACTTGTTCAACCTCTCGGTTGATCTGATCTTTTACGATACGACGACGGCTTCATTCTCCATTGATTACGAGGACGAGGCCGATGAAAACGACGGTCTGCGTCAGTACGGCCACTCCAAGGAGGGCACGTGGACGCCGCAAATCGTGGTCGCCCTGGCGGTTACCCGGGAAGGGCTGCCGGTGAAAAGCTGGATTTTTCCCGGTAACACGGCGGATGTATCCACGATCAAACGCATCAGAAAGGACCTACGAGGCTGGAACCTCGGTCGAGCGCTGTTCGTGGCCGACTCGGGTATGAATTCCTCCGCTAACCGGGAAGAGCTTGCACGGGCCTGTGGCAAATACCTGCTGGCCCCCCGCATGGCGACGGTTGCCGAAATCAAGAAAGAGGTCCTGTCCCAACCCGGTCGTTTCACCACCTTCACCGACAACCTGCAAGCCAAGGAGGTTGTTATCGGCGATGGCGAGCGACGGCGGCGATACATCCTCTGCTTCAACCCAAAGGAAGCAGAGCGGCAACGAATACATCGAGAAGAGATCGTCGCCATGCTCGAAGAGGAGCTTGCCGGCCATAAAGACCGTGATGCTTCCGCCCAATGGGCCGTCGAACTGCTGGCCTCAAAACGATACAAGCGATACCTGAAAACAACCGAGGCCGGAAAAATTCGCCTGGACCGAGCAGCCATCACCGAGGCCAAACGCTACGACGGCAAGTGGGTGCTGGAAACCAACGATGACACCATCAGCCTTGAAGATGCGACCCTTGGCTACAAAGGGCTTTTGGTTATCGAACGGTGTT
Coding sequences within it:
- a CDS encoding class I SAM-dependent methyltransferase, producing MQWSSSHKIGLINESEKKIYPVKKSFILDNRFRRWVHNPRKILGRYIKEGMTVLDIGCGPGFFSLDIAGMVGESGQVIACDNQQGMLHKIQAKIHGTELERRITLHQCQGSSLDVVGQVDFVLAFYMVHEVSNKFGFFQDIRSILNKYGHLFVVEPAFHVSTDAFEESIRMAIKIGLMFAGCRHILVQCRRKYHAISM
- a CDS encoding pyruvate kinase — protein: MQQKKIEGSAGISEHQIMQEVLDELQAIRAKMVDDVAKCAPRLKKIHPSYRKSAENLLHYLVLRRRDRRQLQQQLAVLGLSSLGRSESHVLATINAVIRGLHRLQGREDSSLPKEDASIDFALGEQLLSDHAEALLGAAAQGRSVRIMVTMPSEAAHDYDLVHNLLQQGMECMRINCAHDDAAAWFRMIEHLRRAEHSLGRSCQVVMDLAGPKLRTGPIERGPAVVRIRPKRDKFGVVIAPARVWLTADSAPCPPPSPADACIPVSAEWLEHLKPRQQVHFIDARGTRRTMIILDRTDWGCWGELSKTAYLIPGALLWCKKGNDNEEQETIVGELPSEEGQLLLRQGDMLILTRDQRVGRPATYDSKDTLLTPAMIGMTLPEVFDDVCQGETIWFDDGKIGGVIEAIEESQVMVKITHARFAGEKLRSDKGINFPDSMLSLPALTEKDIHDLAFVAQHADVVELSFANSDKDVELLHQSLERLGKRQPAIVLKVETRRGFANLPAMLLAAMEMPRCGVMIARGDLAVECGFERMAEVQEEILWICEAAHVPVIWATQVLESLAKDGMPSRAEISDASMGHRAECVMLNKGPHVVTAVRMLDGILRRMQAHQFKKRAMLRELNLAHCLQDSPPAEHEG
- a CDS encoding IS1634 family transposase, whose amino-acid sequence is MELGTVLVIETLWERLGIGKALRSLLDKGKYAVAYDQALLAMTANRLCAPESKLGVWDRWLEQVHLPKCQGLKLRQMYEAMDFLHKHIDAVEEAVFFQTANLFNLSVDLIFYDTTTASFSIDYEDEADENDGLRQYGHSKEGTWTPQIVVALAVTREGLPVKSWIFPGNTADVSTIKRIRKDLRGWNLGRALFVADSGMNSSANREELARACGKYLLAPRMATVAEIKKEVLSQPGRFTTFTDNLQAKEVVIGDGERRRRYILCFNPKEAERQRIHREEIVAMLEEELAGHKDRDASAQWAVELLASKRYKRYLKTTEAGKIRLDRAAITEAKRYDGKWVLETNDDTISLEDATLGYKGLLVIERCFRSLKRTQIKMMPMYHWAARRIEAHVKICVLALLIERVAERECGQPWAQIRRNLAKLQATEFHNDQHSFFQINSAPEACRDLMKKLATPLPTKVFGIKPLEK